In a single window of the Candidatus Caccoplasma merdavium genome:
- a CDS encoding DNA gyrase/topoisomerase IV subunit A, producing MSDEEKETRFDNGPEQESGNTESHSSYKLPDGNKADIKFQLSGMYQDWFLDYASYVILQRAVPHIEDGLKPVQRRILHVMKRMEDGRNNKVASIVGETMKFHPHGDASIYETLVKLGQKELLIDCQGNWGNILTGAGAAAGRYIEARLTKFALETLYSPKITEWRPSYDGRNKEPITLPTKFPLLLAQGVEGIAVGLSVKILPHNFNELLDASIAYLQGEPFSLYPDFQTGGFIDVSRYNDGERGGTVKVRAKIEKRDQRTLAITEIPYGKTTPVIIDSILKANDKGKIKIRKIDDITAAQAEILVHLQAGTSSDKAIDALYAFTDCEVSISPNCCVICDNKPLFLSVSEVLRRNTDRTKDLLQAELRIQRDELCESLHFLSLEKIFIEERIYKDKAFEESATMDDAIAYIDRRLDPFKKDFLREITRDDILRLMEIKMARILKFNADKTDRQIAAIKADIEEIDNNLAHMTDFTIRWFRHLKEKYGAAYPRRTTIRSFDAIEAAKVVEANEKLYINRDEGFIGTGLKRDEFVCNCSDIDDIIIFYKDGKYKVVKVSEKMFVGKNILYLNVFKRNDNRTIYNVIYRNGKDGLHFMKRFAVTGITRDKEYDLTQGTPGSKVVWFSANPNGEAEILKIVFKPKPRLKTPYIEKDFSSIAIKGRQSMGNIVTHNEIHRISLKERGGSTLGGRQVWFDHDVLRLNYDGRGEYLGEFHNGDQVLVILKNGNFYTTSFDAGNHYDPDILRIEKFMPQRTWTVALFDAEQGYPYLKRFQFESSPKKQSFLGENPESRLLVLSPEPFARIEVKFGEGDAFREPLVIEAADFIGVKSFRAKGKRITTYTVESIAELEPLRHEEPAEEQPQEEMPPHSTEPNENGQSSLF from the coding sequence ATGAGCGACGAAGAAAAAGAGACCCGTTTTGACAACGGCCCGGAGCAAGAATCCGGCAATACCGAGAGCCATTCTTCCTATAAATTGCCCGACGGCAACAAGGCCGACATCAAGTTTCAACTCTCGGGCATGTATCAAGACTGGTTTCTCGACTATGCCTCCTACGTCATTCTGCAACGTGCCGTTCCCCACATCGAAGACGGATTGAAACCCGTGCAGCGCCGCATACTGCATGTCATGAAGCGCATGGAAGACGGACGCAACAACAAAGTGGCCAGCATCGTGGGAGAGACCATGAAATTCCACCCGCACGGCGACGCCTCCATCTATGAGACCCTCGTGAAGCTGGGACAGAAGGAACTGCTCATCGACTGCCAGGGAAACTGGGGCAACATACTCACCGGAGCGGGTGCCGCCGCCGGCCGATACATCGAGGCACGCCTCACCAAGTTTGCCCTCGAAACGCTATACAGCCCCAAAATCACCGAATGGCGTCCCTCTTATGACGGCCGCAACAAAGAACCCATCACGCTGCCCACCAAATTCCCGCTCCTGCTGGCTCAGGGCGTGGAAGGCATCGCCGTGGGACTGTCGGTCAAAATCCTGCCGCACAACTTCAACGAGCTGCTCGACGCCTCCATCGCCTACCTGCAAGGGGAGCCGTTCTCGCTCTATCCCGACTTCCAGACCGGCGGATTCATCGACGTCTCCCGCTACAACGACGGCGAACGGGGCGGCACGGTAAAGGTACGGGCCAAAATCGAGAAACGCGACCAGCGCACACTGGCCATCACCGAAATACCCTACGGAAAAACGACACCCGTCATCATCGACTCGATACTGAAAGCCAACGACAAGGGCAAAATAAAAATACGGAAAATCGACGACATCACCGCCGCCCAGGCCGAGATACTCGTGCACCTGCAAGCAGGCACCTCATCGGACAAAGCCATCGATGCCCTCTACGCCTTCACCGACTGCGAGGTAAGCATCTCGCCCAACTGCTGCGTAATATGCGACAACAAGCCGCTCTTCCTCTCGGTGAGCGAAGTGTTGCGCCGCAACACCGACCGCACCAAAGACCTGCTGCAAGCCGAGCTGCGCATACAGCGCGACGAGCTGTGCGAGTCGCTGCACTTCCTCTCGCTCGAAAAAATCTTCATCGAAGAGCGCATCTACAAAGACAAAGCCTTCGAGGAGAGCGCCACCATGGACGATGCCATAGCCTACATCGACCGACGGCTCGACCCGTTCAAAAAAGATTTCCTGCGCGAAATCACCCGTGACGACATACTCCGCCTCATGGAGATAAAGATGGCCCGCATCTTGAAATTCAACGCCGACAAAACCGACCGGCAGATTGCCGCCATCAAGGCCGACATCGAAGAGATAGACAACAACCTCGCCCACATGACCGACTTCACGATACGCTGGTTCCGCCACCTGAAAGAGAAATACGGAGCCGCCTACCCCCGCCGCACGACAATACGCAGTTTCGACGCCATCGAAGCAGCCAAGGTCGTCGAGGCCAACGAGAAACTCTACATCAACCGCGACGAGGGGTTCATCGGCACCGGGTTGAAGCGCGACGAGTTTGTCTGCAACTGCTCCGACATCGACGACATCATCATCTTCTACAAGGACGGCAAATACAAGGTCGTAAAAGTCAGCGAGAAGATGTTCGTCGGCAAAAACATTCTCTACCTCAACGTGTTCAAACGCAACGACAACCGCACCATCTACAACGTCATCTACCGGAACGGCAAAGACGGGCTCCACTTCATGAAACGGTTTGCCGTGACCGGTATCACCCGCGACAAGGAATACGACCTCACCCAAGGCACACCGGGGTCGAAAGTGGTATGGTTCAGCGCCAACCCCAACGGTGAGGCCGAGATATTGAAAATCGTCTTCAAGCCAAAGCCCCGCTTGAAGACCCCCTATATCGAAAAAGATTTCAGCAGCATCGCCATCAAGGGGCGCCAATCGATGGGCAACATCGTCACCCACAACGAGATACACCGCATCTCGCTGAAAGAGCGCGGCGGCTCGACCCTCGGCGGGCGGCAGGTATGGTTCGACCACGACGTGCTGCGCCTCAACTACGACGGCCGTGGCGAATACCTCGGCGAGTTCCACAATGGCGACCAAGTACTCGTCATTCTCAAAAACGGAAACTTCTACACCACCTCATTCGATGCCGGGAACCACTACGACCCCGACATCTTGCGCATCGAGAAATTCATGCCGCAACGCACCTGGACGGTAGCGCTCTTCGATGCCGAGCAGGGATACCCCTACCTCAAACGCTTCCAGTTTGAGAGTTCGCCCAAGAAACAAAGTTTCCTGGGCGAGAACCCCGAATCCCGTCTTCTTGTTCTCTCTCCGGAACCCTTTGCCCGCATCGAGGTGAAATTCGGTGAAGGCGATGCCTTCCGCGAACCGCTCGTCATCGAGGCGGCCGACTTCATCGGCGTGAAAAGTTTCAGAGCCAAAGGCAAACGCATAACGACCTACACCGTCGAAAGCATCGCCGAGCTCGAACCCCTGCGCCACGAAGAACCCGCAGAGGAACAGCCGCAGGAAGAGATGCCGCCCCACTCGACCGAGCCGAACGAGAACGGACAAAGTTCCCTGTTCTAA
- a CDS encoding FKBP-type peptidyl-prolyl cis-trans isomerase yields the protein MEKTRTLFLSLLSCCLLTLISCKDDVEDTVTQYLEWNNENVAYFEAAKLETDEEGNRVYQVIAPNWDPSSCVLMHYYKRGTGTVSPYSTSFVKVCYKGWLIDGTVFDESHVSPDDPMTAKISSLIPGWTVVMEHMHEGDSCRVVIPQNLGYGAKSQGSIKPYSTLIFDIKLMEIVRQ from the coding sequence ATGGAAAAGACAAGAACCCTTTTTCTCTCTCTGCTCTCGTGTTGCCTCTTGACCTTGATTTCCTGCAAAGACGATGTCGAAGACACGGTCACCCAGTATCTCGAATGGAACAACGAAAATGTGGCCTATTTCGAGGCGGCCAAGCTCGAAACCGACGAGGAGGGGAACCGGGTGTATCAAGTCATAGCGCCCAACTGGGATCCGTCGAGTTGTGTCCTGATGCACTACTACAAGCGGGGCACGGGAACCGTTTCGCCCTATTCCACGAGTTTTGTCAAGGTATGCTACAAGGGGTGGCTCATCGATGGTACCGTGTTTGATGAGTCGCATGTGAGCCCCGATGACCCCATGACCGCCAAAATATCTTCGTTGATTCCCGGTTGGACCGTCGTCATGGAGCATATGCATGAAGGCGATTCCTGCCGTGTCGTGATACCCCAGAACCTCGGATACGGGGCAAAGTCGCAAGGCTCCATAAAACCTTATTCGACATTGATTTTCGACATCAAGCTGATGGAGATTGTCCGTCAGTAA
- a CDS encoding GSCFA domain-containing protein, translated as MEWNTPVAILPQPGAVTHHHRMMLFGSCFAEYMGERLHEYHFPVDVNPFGIQYNPFSIASSIERLIGGKPYGADELFREGNLWHSFAHHSVFSHTDRDLCLQQINRRFLPAADLLRTADRLIFTWGTSWVYTLAGTDAVVANCHKLPASRFERRQLGVGEMCDRWFPLLETLFALNPRVEILCTVSPVRHFKDGAHGNQLSKAALMLFTDELCRKFPSRCTYFPAYEIVLDELRDYRFYDTDMVHPSAQAIDYVWERFSDAYFDESTRTLNREWARLLAALRHRPLTPDRETYRQFVVQNILKLENFREKYAFFEVSEELSAARQLLATLETDEI; from the coding sequence ATGGAATGGAATACCCCGGTGGCGATACTCCCTCAACCAGGAGCCGTGACGCATCATCATCGCATGATGTTGTTCGGCTCCTGTTTTGCCGAATATATGGGCGAGCGACTGCATGAGTATCATTTCCCGGTCGATGTCAATCCTTTCGGCATACAGTACAATCCATTCTCCATCGCTTCGTCGATAGAACGCCTTATCGGGGGCAAGCCCTATGGCGCCGACGAACTTTTTCGCGAAGGTAACCTGTGGCACAGCTTTGCCCACCATTCGGTATTCTCGCACACCGATAGGGACCTTTGCCTGCAACAGATCAATCGCCGTTTTCTCCCCGCAGCCGACCTTCTCCGGACGGCCGACCGCCTCATATTCACCTGGGGCACCTCCTGGGTCTATACCCTGGCGGGAACCGATGCCGTGGTGGCCAACTGCCATAAACTGCCGGCCTCCCGTTTTGAACGCCGGCAACTGGGGGTCGGCGAGATGTGCGACCGTTGGTTTCCCTTGCTCGAAACGCTTTTTGCCCTTAATCCCCGTGTCGAGATATTGTGCACCGTGAGTCCCGTGCGTCACTTCAAGGACGGCGCCCACGGGAACCAGTTGAGCAAGGCCGCCCTTATGCTTTTTACCGACGAACTTTGCCGGAAATTTCCTTCGCGTTGCACCTATTTCCCCGCCTACGAAATCGTGCTCGACGAGTTACGCGATTACCGTTTTTACGATACCGATATGGTGCACCCGTCGGCACAAGCCATTGATTATGTGTGGGAAAGGTTTTCCGATGCCTATTTCGACGAATCAACGCGCACCCTCAATCGGGAATGGGCTCGCTTGTTGGCCGCATTGCGGCATCGGCCGTTGACTCCCGATAGGGAAACCTATCGGCAATTTGTCGTGCAAAATATTCTTAAACTCGAAAATTTCCGCGAAAAATATGCTTTCTTTGAAGTCTCCGAAGAGCTGTCTGCCGCGCGGCAACTGCTCGCAACATTAGAGACCGATGAAATATGA
- a CDS encoding bifunctional UDP-N-acetylmuramoyl-tripeptide:D-alanyl-D-alanine ligase/alanine racemase produces the protein MKYDITEIAKIVRADFTLRKACTVSALLTDSRSLTFPEETLFFALVTDRNDGHRYIGDLYRKGVRNFVISHRPDDEESMPEANFLLVSDTLQALQTLAAAHRRRFRIPVIGIAGSNGKTVVKEWLYQLLCDDYAMVRSPRSYNSQIGVPLSVWEINEQAQLAIIEVGISKCGEMEKLEPIVQPTVGILTNVGEAHQEGFSSLQEKCEEKLSLFRRAEAIIYDGDNPVVTESFNKMCLGTREIAWSHVDIDSPLYISKIEKKELSTRIEYIYLRAKSDFTIPFVEDGAIQDAVHCLAVMLYLGTDPEVIARRMSRLEPIAMRMEVKEGINNCLLINDSYNSDINSLGIALDFQSRRSAAQSMRRTLILSDILQSGVPSDELYGRVASLLRHKGVQRLVGIGYEIMAHAALFDVEKEFYATTDEFLQSGRADRFSRELILIKGARQFHFESICEALELKQHETILEVNLDAIVHNYNFYKEKLRPSTRMICMVKAFGYGAGSYELAKTLQDQGCDYLAVAVADEGAELRKQGITMPIMVMNPEMSSFHTLFRYDLEPEVYSFKLFDALLIEARRQGILHYPVHIKIDSGMHRLGFEEKDLPALAGRLRSQDNLLARSVFSHFAGSDEACFDDYTRHQIELFTRCADAVQAASTHKVMRHILNTAGITRFTDFQFDAVRLGIGLYGVSPYGDNRGLKTVSTLKTTILQIRDLAAGETVGYSRRGVLARPSRIAAIPIGYADGFDRHLGNGHGCVVVNGKRAPIVGNICMDVTLIDVTDVACKEGDRVEIFGEQLPVEELAGWLGTIPYEILTSVSSRVKRVYFRE, from the coding sequence ATGAAATATGATATAACCGAAATCGCTAAAATCGTTCGAGCCGATTTTACCCTTCGAAAAGCCTGCACCGTTTCGGCGCTGCTCACCGACAGCCGCTCGCTCACTTTCCCCGAAGAGACCCTCTTCTTTGCCTTGGTTACCGACCGCAACGACGGTCATCGTTACATTGGCGACCTTTACCGCAAGGGCGTCAGGAATTTTGTCATCAGCCATCGTCCCGACGACGAAGAGTCGATGCCCGAGGCCAACTTCCTGCTCGTCTCCGATACGTTGCAAGCCTTGCAGACCTTGGCTGCCGCCCATCGGCGGCGTTTCAGGATTCCTGTCATAGGCATTGCAGGCAGTAACGGCAAGACGGTGGTGAAAGAGTGGCTCTACCAGCTGCTGTGCGACGACTATGCCATGGTGCGTTCGCCACGGAGCTACAACTCGCAGATAGGAGTGCCGCTCTCGGTGTGGGAAATCAACGAGCAGGCCCAACTGGCTATCATCGAGGTGGGTATCTCGAAGTGCGGCGAGATGGAAAAGCTCGAACCCATCGTGCAGCCTACGGTGGGGATTCTCACCAACGTGGGAGAAGCGCATCAGGAAGGGTTCTCTTCGTTGCAGGAAAAATGCGAGGAGAAACTGTCGCTCTTTCGCCGTGCCGAAGCCATCATCTACGATGGCGACAATCCCGTGGTGACGGAGTCGTTCAACAAGATGTGCCTCGGCACGCGTGAAATTGCCTGGTCTCATGTCGACATCGACTCCCCGCTTTATATCTCCAAAATCGAGAAAAAGGAACTCTCCACGCGCATCGAGTATATTTACCTGAGAGCCAAGAGCGACTTCACCATACCTTTTGTCGAAGATGGTGCCATACAAGATGCCGTACACTGCCTGGCGGTCATGCTCTATCTCGGTACCGACCCCGAGGTGATTGCCCGTCGCATGAGCCGTCTCGAACCCATAGCCATGCGCATGGAGGTGAAAGAGGGCATCAACAACTGCCTGCTCATCAACGACAGCTACAACTCCGACATCAATTCGTTGGGCATCGCTCTCGACTTCCAATCGCGTCGTTCGGCGGCACAGTCGATGCGGCGCACCCTCATACTCTCTGACATTCTGCAATCGGGCGTTCCGTCCGATGAGCTTTACGGCCGGGTCGCTTCGCTGCTCCGCCACAAGGGCGTGCAACGCCTTGTGGGCATTGGATACGAAATCATGGCACATGCCGCGCTCTTCGATGTCGAGAAAGAGTTTTATGCCACGACCGACGAGTTTTTGCAGTCGGGACGTGCCGACCGTTTCTCCCGCGAGTTGATATTGATAAAGGGCGCCCGGCAGTTCCATTTCGAGTCGATATGCGAAGCTCTTGAATTGAAGCAGCACGAGACCATACTCGAAGTCAACCTCGATGCGATTGTCCACAATTATAACTTCTATAAGGAAAAACTCCGACCTTCGACCCGCATGATTTGCATGGTGAAGGCGTTCGGTTACGGCGCCGGCTCGTATGAACTGGCCAAGACCTTGCAGGACCAGGGGTGCGACTACCTGGCCGTGGCCGTGGCCGATGAGGGTGCCGAGTTGCGCAAGCAGGGCATCACGATGCCCATTATGGTGATGAATCCCGAAATGTCGAGTTTCCACACCCTGTTCCGCTATGACCTCGAACCCGAAGTGTATAGTTTCAAGCTCTTCGATGCCCTGCTCATCGAGGCGCGCCGTCAGGGAATCCTGCATTACCCGGTGCACATCAAAATCGACTCGGGCATGCACCGTCTCGGCTTCGAGGAGAAAGACCTGCCGGCATTGGCCGGGCGGCTCCGTTCGCAGGACAACCTGCTGGCCCGGTCGGTGTTCTCCCATTTCGCCGGGAGCGATGAGGCTTGTTTCGATGATTACACCCGCCACCAAATCGAGCTCTTCACCCGTTGTGCCGATGCCGTGCAGGCTGCCTCGACGCACAAGGTGATGCGCCATATCCTCAACACGGCGGGTATCACGCGGTTTACCGATTTCCAGTTCGACGCCGTTCGTCTCGGCATCGGTCTTTATGGCGTTTCGCCCTATGGCGACAATCGGGGATTGAAGACGGTGAGCACCCTGAAAACGACCATCTTGCAGATTCGCGATTTGGCCGCGGGCGAGACCGTCGGATACAGCCGGCGTGGCGTGCTTGCCCGTCCCTCCCGCATCGCGGCCATTCCCATCGGTTATGCCGACGGTTTCGACCGCCATCTCGGCAACGGGCACGGGTGTGTCGTCGTCAACGGGAAGCGGGCGCCTATCGTGGGCAATATCTGCATGGACGTGACACTGATAGATGTCACCGATGTTGCCTGCAAGGAGGGTGACCGTGTCGAAATCTTCGGCGAACAACTTCCGGTGGAGGAGTTGGCCGGCTGGCTGGGTACAATTCCCTATGAGATACTTACTTCGGTCTCTTCGCGGGTGAAACGGGTCTACTTCCGCGAGTAA
- a CDS encoding LemA family protein, translating into MKKGYIVAGVILLIVIIVVVMGVGTYNSMVAGEETISGEWAKVEAQYQRRSDLIPNLVSTVKGYAAHEQSTLDAVVSARAKATQVTLSADNLTPENLEAFQAAQGELSSALSRLLAVAENYPDLKANQNFLELQAQLEGTENRIAVARTRYTEAVKSYNVMIRRFPASIIASMFGFEKKAQFEAAQGAEVAPVVNF; encoded by the coding sequence ATGAAAAAAGGATATATCGTGGCAGGCGTTATCCTGCTCATTGTGATTATCGTTGTTGTCATGGGTGTCGGCACCTACAACAGCATGGTGGCCGGAGAAGAGACCATCAGTGGCGAGTGGGCCAAGGTCGAAGCCCAGTATCAAAGACGCAGTGACCTGATTCCCAACCTGGTGTCGACGGTGAAAGGCTACGCCGCCCATGAGCAGTCGACACTCGATGCTGTGGTGTCGGCCCGTGCCAAAGCCACGCAAGTGACCCTCTCGGCCGATAATCTCACGCCCGAAAACCTTGAAGCATTCCAGGCTGCCCAAGGCGAACTGTCGAGTGCATTGTCGCGCTTGCTGGCTGTCGCCGAGAATTATCCCGACTTGAAAGCCAACCAAAACTTCCTTGAATTGCAGGCTCAGCTCGAAGGCACCGAAAACCGCATTGCCGTGGCCCGCACCCGCTACACCGAGGCGGTGAAGAGCTACAACGTGATGATACGCCGTTTCCCGGCCTCGATTATCGCGTCGATGTTCGGCTTTGAGAAGAAAGCCCAGTTTGAGGCCGCCCAAGGCGCCGAAGTTGCCCCTGTCGTTAATTTTTAA
- a CDS encoding glycine--tRNA ligase, producing the protein MAQQEDVFKKLISHCKEYGFVFPSSEIYDGLSAVYDYGQMGVELKNNIKKYWWDSMVLLHENIVGIDSAIFMHPTIWKASGHVDAFNDPLIDNKDSKKRYRADVLIEDLIAKMDEKIEKEVEKAAKRFGDSFDEALFRQTNPRVQEHIAKREELHARYAKAMNDNDLNELRQIILDYEIVCPLSGTRNWTDVRQFNLMFSTEMGSTADGTMKIYLRPETAQGIFVNYLNVQKTGRMRIPFGIAQIGKAFRNEIVARQFIFRMREFEQMEMQFFVRPGEELKWFAKWKETRLKWHKALGLGDEKYRYHDHDKLAHYANAATDIEFEMPFGFKEVEGIHSRTNFDLSNHEKYSGKKLQYFDPELNESYVPYVIETSIGVDRMFLSVMAGSYCEEQLPDGETRVVLRLPAALAPVKLAILPLVKKDGLPEKAREIMDMLRFDFKCQYDEKDSIGKRYRRQDAIGTPFCVTVDHDTLTDNCVTIRFRDTMEQKRVPISELAQIIGDQVSMKSLLRKIVND; encoded by the coding sequence ATGGCACAACAAGAAGATGTTTTTAAAAAACTGATTTCGCATTGTAAAGAATATGGATTTGTTTTCCCGTCGAGCGAAATATATGACGGCCTGAGTGCCGTGTATGATTACGGACAGATGGGCGTGGAGCTGAAAAATAATATCAAGAAATATTGGTGGGACAGCATGGTGCTGTTGCACGAAAACATCGTGGGCATCGACTCGGCTATTTTCATGCACCCGACCATCTGGAAGGCTTCGGGACACGTCGATGCCTTCAACGACCCCTTGATCGACAACAAGGACTCCAAGAAACGCTATCGTGCCGATGTGCTTATCGAGGACTTGATCGCCAAGATGGACGAGAAAATAGAGAAAGAGGTGGAGAAAGCCGCCAAACGTTTCGGCGACAGCTTCGATGAAGCCCTCTTCCGTCAAACCAACCCCCGCGTGCAGGAGCACATCGCCAAACGCGAGGAGTTGCACGCCCGCTATGCCAAGGCCATGAACGACAACGACCTGAACGAGTTGCGGCAAATCATTCTCGATTATGAAATCGTGTGCCCGCTGAGCGGTACCCGCAACTGGACCGACGTGCGCCAGTTCAACCTCATGTTCTCGACAGAGATGGGCTCCACGGCCGACGGTACGATGAAAATCTACCTCCGTCCCGAGACGGCACAGGGCATCTTTGTCAACTACCTCAACGTGCAGAAGACCGGACGCATGCGCATACCTTTCGGTATCGCCCAGATAGGAAAAGCCTTCCGCAACGAAATCGTGGCACGCCAGTTCATCTTCCGCATGCGTGAGTTTGAACAGATGGAGATGCAGTTCTTCGTGCGTCCCGGTGAAGAACTCAAATGGTTTGCCAAGTGGAAAGAGACCCGTCTCAAATGGCACAAGGCCCTCGGTCTCGGTGATGAGAAATACCGCTACCACGACCACGATAAATTGGCTCACTACGCCAATGCCGCTACCGACATCGAGTTTGAGATGCCGTTCGGATTCAAGGAGGTGGAAGGCATTCACTCGCGTACCAACTTCGACTTGTCGAACCACGAAAAATACTCCGGCAAGAAATTGCAATATTTCGACCCCGAACTCAACGAGTCGTATGTCCCTTATGTCATCGAGACCTCTATCGGCGTCGACCGCATGTTCCTGAGCGTGATGGCCGGCTCGTATTGCGAAGAGCAGCTGCCCGACGGCGAGACCCGCGTGGTATTGCGTCTGCCGGCAGCCTTGGCTCCTGTCAAACTGGCCATCTTGCCGCTGGTGAAGAAAGACGGTCTGCCCGAGAAAGCCCGCGAGATTATGGATATGTTGCGTTTCGACTTCAAATGCCAGTACGACGAGAAAGACTCCATCGGCAAACGCTACCGCCGTCAGGACGCCATCGGAACGCCTTTCTGCGTAACGGTCGACCACGACACGCTCACCGACAACTGCGTGACGATACGTTTCCGCGACACCATGGAGCAGAAGCGCGTGCCCATCAGTGAGTTGGCACAGATCATCGGCGACCAGGTGTCGATGAAGTCCCTGTTGCGTAAAATTGTAAACGATTGA